From the Cucurbita pepo subsp. pepo cultivar mu-cu-16 chromosome LG05, ASM280686v2, whole genome shotgun sequence genome, one window contains:
- the LOC111795165 gene encoding transcription factor MYB8-like: MVRAPIVDKDGVKRGAWSSEEDDKLMGYVQKHGPRKWRQVPSLAGLARCGKSCRLRWLNYLRPGLKKGNYTDEENDLICKLHEMHGNRWSMIATKLPGRTDNEIKNYWNAHLKKQVERKSESSTQPKPKKLRPNIAFDLEAKTEEFTGYCSTKFGIVESSSLSVQTSSSSSDANFGRLNWAVEEYDQSGYGDLWNEPFIWDGDDVRYVLDGSMQFSPDNGMFSPQVHETTYDDYIDLFCSLL; the protein is encoded by the exons ATGGTGCGAGCACCGATTGTTGATAAGGATGGAGTCAAGAGAGGTGCTTGGAGttctgaagaagatgataagcTCATGGGTTATGTTCAGAAACATGGCCCTCGGAAATGGCGGCAGGTTCCCAGTCTTGCAG GATTGGCAAGATGTGGCAAGAGTTGTAGACTGCGTTGGTTGAACTATCTCCGCCCCGGTCTCAAGAAAGGAAACTACACAGATGAAGAGAACGACTTAATCTGCAAATTGCATGAAATGCATGGCAATAG ATGGTCGATGATTGCAACGAAACTACCCGGAAGAACAGACAATgagataaaaaattattggaacgCTCACCTAAAGAAACAAGTAGAGCGTAAATCAGAATCATCAACTCAACCAAAACCGAAGAAATTAAGGCCCAACATAGCGTTTGATTTGGAAGCAAAAACAGAAGAGTTTACGGGCTATTGCTCCACCAAATTTGGGATTGTAGAGAGCTCTTCATTGTCGGTACAAACGTCTTCGAGTTCCAGCGATGCCAATTTTGGGAGGCTGAATTGGGCGGTGGAAGAATATGATCAGAGCGGCTATGGAGATCTGTGGAATGAACCATTTATTTGGGATGGTGACGATGTGCGCTATGTCCTTGACGGCTCCATGCAGTTCTCACCAGACAATGGAATGTTTTCACCTCAAGTGCATGAGACAACCTACGATGATTACATAGATTTGTTCTGCTCTTTGCTGTAA
- the LOC111794601 gene encoding putative cyclin-D6-1 — MEFDLENPLTHLQDLHSSDAPSLFLIESDHMLSQSYLHSLQASPSDFAVRRDTISLISHCSSNSNIDPHFSYLAVNYLDRFFSIQGVPQPKPWVLRLLAVACVSLAAKMKQTDHNLFDFMEQSNEGFIFDPQTLHRMEVLILGALKWRMRSITPFSFIPFFISLFKLRDPPFLQALKARATEIIFIAQNGIEVLEFKPSVIAAAALLSASHELFPIQYPCFRKAILECSYGNTEEMLVKCFERVQEIVINGYERGLEMEERSDTEANVLDHHFSSSESENTFMPGRGSSSLMNRADKGGKKRKVMVGYCKNQTVRMSQIQQC, encoded by the exons ATGGAGTTTGATCTCGAAAACCCATTAACCCATCTCCAAGATCTCCACTCCTCCGACGCCCCTTCTCTCTTCCTCATCGAATCCGATCACATGCTCTCTCAATCTTACCTTCACTCTCTACAAGCTTCTCCGTCTGATTTCGCCGTCCGACGAGACACCATTTCTTTAATCTCACACTGCTCCTCCAACTCCAACATCGACCCTCACTTCTCTTACCTCGCCGTCAACTATCTCGACCGCTTCTTCTCCATTCAGGGAGTTCCG CAACCGAAGCCATGGGTCTTGCGGCTTCTCGCCGTTGCTTGTGTTTCTCTGGCTGCGAAAATGAAGCAAACAGACCACAATCTCTTCGATTTTATGGAACAGAGCAATGAGGGATTCATATTTGATCCTCAAACACTCCACAGAATGGAAGTTCTCATCTTGGGTGCTCTTAAATGGCGAATGCGCTCAATCACTCCTTTCTCTTTCATCCCCTTCttcatttccctcttcaaACTCAGAGACCCACCATTCTTGCAAGCCCTCAAAGCCAGAGCTACAGAGATCATCTTCATAGCTCAAAATG GGATTGAGGTTTTGGAGTTCAAGCCATCAGTAATTGCAGCAGCAGCTCTGCTTTCAGCCTCGCACGAGCTCTTCCCAATTCAATATCCTTGCTTTAGAAAAGCAATCCTTGAGTGTTCATATGGAAATACA GAGGAAATGTTGGTGAAATGCTTCGAGAGAGTGCAGGAGATAGTGATAAATGGGTACGAAAGGGGAttggaaatggaagagagGTCAGACACGGAGGCCAATGTGCTCGACCACCATTTTTCGAGCTCTGAAAGTGAAAATACGTTCATGCCGGGCAGAGGCTCCTCCAGCCTGATGAACAGAGCAGATAAGGgtggaaagaagagaaaagtaaTGGTTGGGTACTGCAAGAATCAGACGGTGCGGATGTCTCAGATCCAGCAATGTTGA
- the LOC111794600 gene encoding equilibrative nucleotide transporter 3-like, whose protein sequence is MAVTDEKADVVRLEGKYTAMIVCWLLGNGCLFSWNSMLTIQDYYGYLFPNYHSSRVLTLVYQPFALGTLCILASWEANINTRKRNLFGYVLFFISSLSVLVLDLATSGKGGLGPFIGICAISGAFGIADAHVQGGMVGDLSFMQPELLQSFLAGLAASGALTSGLRLITKGAFENSKGGLRKGALLFFAISTFFELLCVILYAFTFPKLPIVKHFRAKAALEGSKTVSADLAAAGIHGVADEAMGKANEVERLSNKELLSQNIDYVVDIFLIYALTLSIFPGFLSEDTGSHSLGTWYALVLIASYNVCDLIGRYIPLIGCIRLESRKWLMVSIVARILLLPAFYFTAKYGDEGWMILLTSFLGLTNGYLTVCVLTSAPKGYKGPEQNALGNLLVLFLLGGIFAGVTLGWLWLIGKGW, encoded by the exons ATGGCGGTGACGGATGAAAAAGCGGATGTCGTAAGGCTTGAG gGTAAATATACTGCAATGATTGTGTGTTGGCTTCTTGGAAATGGATGCCTGTTTTCTTGGAACAGTATGCTGACCATTCAAGATTACTATGGCTATTTGTTTCCG AACTACCATTCTTCAAGGGTTCTCACTCTTGTGTATCAGCCATTTGCGCTTGGAACACTCTGCATACTCGCATCTTGGGAAGCAAATATCAATACCAGAAAACGGAATCTCTTTGGATAtgttctgttcttcatttcctcCCTCTCGGTTTTAGTT TTGGATTTAGCAACATCTGGAAAAGGAGGTCTGGGTCCCTTCATAGGAATTTGTGCCATTAGCGGTGCTTTTGGGATTGCAGATGCTCATGTTCAAGGAGGAATGGTTGGGGATCTTTCTTTTATGCAACCAGAGCTCTTGCAG TCTTTTCTGGCTGGCTTGGCTGCCTCCGGCGCTCTTACCTCGGGTTTGAGGTTAATTACTAAAGGAGCATTTGAAAATTCTAAGGGTGGCCTTCGTAAAGGAGCTC TTTTGTTCTTTGCAatctcaacattttttgagCTTCTCTGTGTTATCCTCTACGCATTTACTTTTCCAAAACTGCCAATTGTGAAGCATTTTCGGGCCAAGGCGGCATTAGAGGGGTCAAAAACAGTTTCAGCTGACCTTGCTGCTGCTGGGATCCATGGGGTAGCAGATGAG GCCATGGGGAAAGCAAACGAAGTCGAGCGACTAAGCAATAAAGAACTGTTGTCACAGAACATAGATTATgtagttgacatttttttgatATATGCTCTCACATTGTCCATTTTTCCTGGATTCTTATCTGAGGACACTGGATCACACAGTTTAGGAACATG GTATGCACTCGTGTTGATTGCATCATACAATGTTTGTGATCTTATTGGGAGATACATTCCGCTCATAGGATGTATAAGGCTAGAGTCACGGAAATGGCTTATGGTCTCGATCGTTGcccgtatcttactcctaccGGCATTCTACTTCACAGCCAAGTACGGCGATGAAGGTTGGATGATACTACTCACCTCATTCTTGGGCTTGACTAATGGCTACCTCACCGTTTGTGTGCTCACTTCTGCACCAAAAGGTTACAAG GGACCAGAGCAGAATGCCTTGGGGAACTTGCTGGTTCTGTTCTTACTTGGAGGAATATTTGCAGGAGTCACCCTGGGCTGGCTGTGGCTTATAGGCAAGGGCTGGTAA
- the LOC111794602 gene encoding uncharacterized GPI-anchored protein At4g28100-like, with protein sequence MVSLMVVVSSILMILSTLFQVSVAGVTGESSVPAIPVEAETQVCRLDLSDELFGGVSQACNGNLDRSRCCPVLAAWLFAAHARSALEVSAPAPTAEIDLPLMPDDSQKCVESLQNSLVKRNIRIPQPNSSCDAVLCFCGIRLHQISSLSCPAAFNLSGFHNATPTPAVRDLEKNCRNASYSGCTKCLGALQKVKGARDTSTTERATKMFNRDCQLMGLTWLLARNKTAYIPTVSAVLRAIMYSAHPPHDSKCSPDQENMPLAVDSLQLDNTQSSTSSPSTFMYPFLPLTAVPFIWFLTHP encoded by the exons ATGGTCTCTCTGATGGTTGTAGTTTCATCAATCCTTATGATCTTATCGACTCTGTTCCAAGTTTCTGTTGCTGGCGTAACAGGGGAATCCTCTGTTCCGGCCATCCCAGTAGAAGCCGAAACTCAAGTCTGTCGGCTGGACCTATCCGACGAGCTATTCGGGGGAGTGAGCCAAGCCTGCAATGGGAACCTAGACCGGAGCCGGTGCTGTCCAGTGCTAGCGGCATGGCTCTTTGCAGCTCATGCCAGGTCGGCGTTAGAAGTGTCGGCTCCAGCGCCAACAGCCGAAATAGATCTGCCATTGATGCCAGACGATTCCCAGAAATGCGTGGAGTCATTACAAAACTCGTTGGTTAAGCGCAATATCAGAATTCCGCAGCCCAATTCCAGCTGCGACGCTGTATTGTGCTTCTGTGGAATTCGTCTCCACCAGATAAGTTCCCTGTCTTGTCCAGCAGCATTCAATCTCTCCGGCTTCCACAACGCCACCCCAACGCCGGCAGTGCGTGATCTGGAGAAGAATTGCCGCAACGCATCCTACTCCGGTTGCACCAAATGCCTCGGCGCACTCCAAAAG GTGAAGGGAGCTAGAGACACCAGCACCACCGAAAGAGCAACCAAAATGTTCAACAGAGACTGCCAACTGATGGGGCTAACATGGCTGCTCGCTCGCAACAAAACGGCGTACATTCCAACAGTTTCAGCGGTTCTAAGAGCCATAATGTACAGTGCCCACCCGCCTCACGACTCAAAGTGCAGCCCAGATCAAGAAAACATGCCACTGGCCGTTGATTCCCTTCAATTAGACAACACACAGTCCTCCACTTCATCACCCTCGACCTTCATGTATCCATTCTTACCCTTAACAGCAGTGCCCTTCATCTGGTTCTTGACACATCCGTAA
- the LOC111794621 gene encoding vesicle-associated protein 4-2-like, whose product MAVADQKSDLDGKVWSLCSIPFWQNGNVSSSSGSSSTAIHRVNEQSNGHKPTENSGSYPSGKVSFIAKSLLPTRRRLRLDPSNKLYFPYEPGKQVKSAIEIQNTSKNHVAFKFQTTAPKSCYMRPPGGILAPGESIIATVFKFVEPLENNEKPVDQKRRVKFKIVSLKVKGNMDYVPELFDEQRDHVAVEQILQVVFLDPQHSNPALEKLFRQLAVAEAATEVRQKPAEETDPKVVGEGLVIDEWKERRERYLAKQQVGGVDLV is encoded by the exons ATGGCTGTCGCTGATCAGAAATCAGACCTCGATGGCAAGGTTTGGAGCCTTTGTAGTATACCCTTTTGGCAAAATGGCAATGTCTCCTCGTCTTCTGGTTCTTCGTCGACTGCTATTCATCGCGTTAATGAGCAAAGTAATGGTCATAAGCCAACAGAGAACTCGGGCTCCTATCCTTCTGGCAAGGTTTCGTTCATTGCGAAATCTCTACTCCCTACCAGAAGAAGGCTTCGTCTCGATCCTTCCAACAAGCTCTACTTTCCAT ATGAACCTGGGAAGCAGGTAAAGAGTGCTATTGAGATACAGAATACGAGCAAGAATCATGTGGCTTTCAAA TTTCAAACGACCGCGCCGAAGAGCTGCTACATGCGTCCTCCTGGTGGTATACTTGCTCCTGGTGAAAGTATCATCGCAACGG TGTTCAAGTTTGTGGAGCCACTAGAGAACAATGAGAAGCCTGTGGATCAAAAGAGGAGGGTTAAGTTTAAGATTGTGAGCTTGAAAGTGAAGGGTAACATGGACTATGTGCCAGAGCTG TTTGATGAACAAAGAGATCATGTAGCAGTTGAGCAAATACTGCAAGTTGTTTTTCTTGACCCGCAGCATTCTAATCCT GCTTTGGAGAAACTCTTCCGACAACTAGCTGTGGCCGAGGCTGCAACTGAGGTGCGTCAAAAGCCAGCAGAAGAAACAGACCCGAAAGTCGTTGGTGAAGGACTCGTCATCGACGAATGG aaagaaagaagggaaagataCCTAGCTAAGCAACAGGTTGGAGGTGTGGATTTGGTGTGA
- the LOC111794779 gene encoding uncharacterized protein LOC111794779 — MSVLDHPDDIDAPNIQVWNNAAFDKGESDVRTLSWSIMQDLYKNPCSESFQIDCGKENLCPASVKYSVSVDPLNNNGAIENSQGKPFKTPAKSYGIKGKEEEEEVICKERNIDEEIEETEREINRLSMKLKALQIEKADQNAARTTVQRGGRFVPTKSIVPKMGIQNSDGVKMFEDASVERKIGLRGKSLGPSEIYAGVGFRRQGKTELTPIQQMKSRRQSCLPKLPDIDEAKTKNRGRNGMSLSPKSRRTLIKAQTVRQPATTIVSKRPAKKDGVGVVELIQPKKLFKDVEKSAPPTSTKKPLRTGRIVASRYNQTSESAQVATENRKTSLPGNCKDDGSSRSSSELCRSKAPQSRVKKRWEIPSEIMILQQEMEEGCCESPVSKLGDMLPRIRTTRCSNTTPRDSGPAKRVAELIESNTNFFADTEMEASICQKLNFAEDEEISEFGGL; from the coding sequence ATGAGTGTTCTTGATCACCCTGATGACATCGACGCCCCAAACATTCAGGTCTGGAACAATGCTGCTTTTGACAAAGGAGAATCCGATGTTAGAACACTTTCTTGGTCGATTATGCAAGATTTGTACAAGAATCCTTGTTCCGAATCGTTCCAGATTGATTGCGGTAAAGAGAATTTATGCCCTGCTTCTGTCAAGTACTCTGTTTCTGTGGATCCGCTCAATAACAATGGCGCCATTGAAAATTCACAAGGAAAGCCATTTAAAACGCCCGCCAAAAGCTATGGAATCAAGGgaaaggaggaagaggaggaggtaATTTGTAAGGAGAGAAATATcgatgaagaaatcgaggaaACAGAGAGGGAAATCAATCGATTGTCGATGAAACTTAAAGCGCTTCAAATTGAGAAGGCTGATCAGAACGCTGCAAGAACAACAGTCCAGAGGGGTGGAAGATTCGTGCCCACCAAATCAATTGTGCCGAAAATGGGTATCCAAAATTCAGATGGGGTTAAAATGTTTGAAGACGCTTCAGTTGAACGGAAAATTGGTCTCAGAGGGAAAAGTTTGGGGCCGTCGGAAATCTACGCCGGAGTTGGGTTTCGGCGGCAGGGAAAGACGGAACTAACACCAATTCAGCAGATGAAAAGCCGTCGACAATCCTGCCTTCCGAAATTGCCAGATATTGACGAAGCTAAGACgaagaacagaggaagaaACGGTATGAGCCTTAGCCCCAAATCGCGGAGGACATTGATCAAGGCGCAAACTGTGCGGCAACCAGCCACCACCATCGTATCGAAAAGGCCGGCGAAAAAAGATGGGGTTGGGGTTGTCGAATTAATTCAGCCAAAGAAGCTCTTTAAAGACGTTGAAAAATCAGCCCCACCCACCAGCACCAAAAAGCCATTGAGGACTGGTAGGATTGTAGCGAGCCGTTACAATCAGACAAGCGAAAGCGCCCAAGTAGCCACAGAGAATCGCAAGACATCTCTACCGGGGAATTGCAAAGACGACGGAAGCAGTCGTTCTTCATCAGAGCTATGCCGGAGCAAGGCGCCGCAAAGCAGAGTGAAGAAGCGGTGGGAAATTCCAAGTGAAATAATGATACTCCAACAAGAAATGGAAGAGGGATGCTGCGAATCTCCAGTTTCCAAGCTGGGCGATATGCTTCCAAGGATCAGAACGACTCGTTGTTCGAACACAACTCCAAGGGACTCTGGACCGGCCAAGAGGGTGGCTGAATTGATTGAGAGTAACACAAATTTCTTTGCTGATACTGAGATGGAAGCATCGATCTGTCAGAAGTTAAATTTTGCAGAGGATGAAGAGATAAGCGAGTTTGGTGGGCTATAA
- the LOC111794778 gene encoding external alternative NAD(P)H-ubiquinone oxidoreductase B3, mitochondrial-like — protein MAWNSFYNRASKAYHDHPNISKLLLVLAASGGGLVASTNGKSLYPSAFADAVHQDDDWRKKKKKKVVVLGTGWAGTSFLKNLKSSSYDVHVISPHNYFAFTPLLPSVTCGTVEARSIVEPIRSITKKKGLSIEFREAECYKIDAENKKVFCRSTQDTNLGGKEEFSVDYDYLIVAMGAKSNTFNTPGVEENAHFLKGVEDAQRIRQSVIDCFERASLPNLSEEEKKRTLHFVIVGGGPTGVEFAAELHDFAAEDLAELYPSLKEYVKITLLEAGDHILNMFDKRITAFAEDKFQRDGINLKTGSMVVKVTDKEISTKERATGEFVSVPYGMVVWSTGIGPRPQVVDFMKQIGQTNRRALATDEWLRVEGCDGVYAFGDCATINQRKVMEDIAVIFSKADTDNSGSLALQEFQEAVKDICERYPQVEIYLKKNKMKNFAALLKKSQSDTQNQSTELDIESFTSLLSEVDAQMKNLPATAQVAAQQGEYLATCFNKMEQCEKYPEGPLRYRGTGRHRFRPFRYKHFGQFAPLGGEQTAAQLPGDWISIGHSSQWLWYSVYTSKLVSWRTRVLVLSDWGRRFIFGRDSSRI, from the exons ATGGCATGGAATTCCTTCTACAACAGAGCCTCTAAGGCTTATCACGACCATCCCAACATCTCCAAGCTCCTCCTCGTCTTGGCCGCCAG TGGAGGTGGGCTGGTGGCAAGTACTAATGGCAAATCTCTGTACCCTTCTGCATTTGCTGATGCAGTCCACCAAGATGAtgattggaggaagaagaagaagaagaaggtggtCGTGCTTGGAACAGGATGGGCCGGCACCAGCTTCTTGAAGAATCTCAAGAGCTCCTCTTATGATGTTCATGTCATATCCCCTCATAATTACTTCGCTTTCACCCCTTTGCTTCCTAGTGTCACTTGTGGCACCGTCGAGGCACGCAGCATTGTCGAACCAATTCGTAGCATCACCAAGAAG AAAGGATTGAGCATTGAATTTAGGGAAGCTGAGTGTTATAAGATAGATGCAGAGAACAAGAAGGTGTTCTGTCGATCAACTCAAGACACGAACTTGGGTGGCAAGGAAGAGTTTTCAGTGGACTACGACTATCTGATAGTAGCCATGGGAGCTAAATCCAACACTTTCAACACACCAGGAGTAGAGGAAAATGCTCATTTCTTGAAGGGAGTGGAAGATGCTCAGCGGATTCGACAGTCGGTAATCGATTGTTTCGAGCGAGCCAGCCTTCCAAATCTAagtgaagaagagaagaagagaaccCTTCACTTTGTTATAGTTGGAGGAGGTCCAACAGGAGTGGAATTTGCAGCAGAACTTCATGACTTTGCTGCAGAGGATTTAGCAGAGTTGTATCCTTCATTGAAAGAATACGTGAAAATCACCCTCTTAGAGGCAGGCGATCATATTTTGAACAT GTTTGACAAGAGGATTACAGCCTTTGCTGAAGACAAGTTTCAAAGAGATGGGATTAACTTAAAAACTGGTTCCATGGTTGTGAAAGTAACTGATAAGgaaatctccacaaaagaaagGGCAACCGGTGAGTTTGTGTCTGTTCCTTATGGAATGGTTGTCTGGTCCACCGGCATCGGTCCTCGGCCTCAAGTCGTCGACTTCATGAAGCAGATTGGTCAGACTAACAGACGAGCTTTGGCTACTGATGAATGGCTAAGGGTTGAAGGATGTGATGGTGTCTATGCTTTTGGTGATTGTGCCACAATAAACCAAAGAAAAGTCATG GAAGATATTGCTGTGATATTCAGCAAGGCGGACACAGACAATTCAGGAAGTTTAGCCCTGCAAGAGTTTCAAGAAGCAGTAAAGGATATTTGTGAGAGATACCCTCAAGTAGAGATCTATCTgaagaagaataagatgaagaaCTTTGCAGCCTTGTTGAAGAAGTCGCAATCGGACACGCAGAACCAGTCGACCGAGCTCGATATCGAAAGCTTTACGTCCTTACTTTCCGAAGTCGATGCTCAGATGAAAAATCTGCCTGCTACTGCTCAA GTTGCTGCTCAACAAGGTGAGTATCTTGCAACCTGCTTCAACAAGATGGAACAATGTGAGAAGTACCCGGAAGGCCCTCTCCGATATAGAGGGACGGGGCGACATCGATTTCGTCCCTTTAG GTACAAGCATTTTGGGCAGTTTGCTCCCCTTGGTGGAGAACAAACTGCAGCTCAACTACCTGGAGATTGGATCTCAATAGGTCATAGCAGCCAGTGGCTTTGGTACTCTGTGTATACAAG CAAGCTAGTAAGCTGGCGCACGAGGGTTCTGGTCCTATCAGACTGGGGTAGAAGATTCATATTTGGCAGGGATTCAAGCAGAATCTGA
- the LOC111794910 gene encoding probable galacturonosyltransferase 10 gives MRRRPPDFRRPARRRLSNAFWWTLCFVSVLLFVFVLCKGSRIESRPVLTRMSYRNERIVEGLNVTEEMLNPSSIVRQLSDQISLAKAFVVIAKESSNLQFAWELSAQIRNSQILLSNAATRRAPLRITEAETAIRDMALLLYQAQQLHYDSATMILKLKAKIQTLDEKMSSISDKSSKYGQIAAEEVPKSLYCLGVRLTTERFRNLNLQRKLNEKKQIDAKLNDNDLYHFCVFSDNILATSVVVNSTALNSKNPDRVVFHLVTDEVNYAAMKAWFSMNSFRRVTVDVQKFEDFSWLNASYVPVLKQLQDSDTQNYYFSGNGHTPIKFRNPKYLSMLNHLRFYIPEVFPALKKVVFLDDDIVVQRDISGLFSINLNGNVNGAVETCMETFHRYHKYLNYSHPLIREHFDPDACGWAFGMNVFDLVEWRKRNVTGIYHYWQENNVDRTLWKLGTLPPGLLTFYGLTEPLDPSWHVLGLGYTNVDPRLIEKGAVLHFNGNSKPWLKIGIEKYKPLWEKYVDYTHPLLQSCNFH, from the exons ATGAGGCGGAGGCCCCCGGATTTCCGAAGGCCTGCGAGGAGAAGACTATCCAACGCGTTTTGGTGGACTCTGTGTTTCGTTTCGGTTTTGCTCTTCGTTTTTGTTCTGTGCAAAGGGAGTCGGATTGAGTCCAGGCCTGTCTTAACTAGG ATGTCATAtagaaatgaaagaattgtGGAAGGCCTCAATGTTACTGAAGAAATGTTGAACCCCAGTTCTATAGTCCGGCAACTCAGTGACCAAATTTCTCTAGCAAAAGCATTTGTTGTGATTGCAAAAGAGAGCAGCAATCTTCAGTTTGCTTGGGAATTAAGTGCTCAGATTCGGAATTCACAAATCCTCCTCTCAAATGCTGCAACAAGGAGAGCTCCTCTGAGGATTACAGAAGCAGAAACTGCAATCCGTGACATGGCACTGTTGTTGTACCAAGCCCAGCAACTTCATTATGATAGTGCAACGATGATCCTGAAGTTGAAAGCTAAAATCCAGACTCTGGATGAAAAAATGAGCTCAATCAGTGACAAGAGTTCGAAATATGGACAGATTGCTGCTGAAGAAGTTCCCAAAAGTCTGTACTGCCTTGGCGTTCGCCTGACCACAGAACGGTTCAGAAACTTAAACTTACAGAGGAAGCTCAAtgaaaagaagcaaatagatgCGAAACTTAACGATAACGATCTCTACCATTTCTGTGTATTCTCTGACAACATCCTGGCCACTTCTGTTGTTGTCAACTCGACTGCTTTGAATTCGAAAAATCCCGATAGGGTTGTTTTCCATCTCGTAACTGATGAGGTCAATTATGCAGCAATGAAGGCCTGGTTCTCAATGAACAGTTTTAGAAGGGTGACTGTTGATGTTCAGAAGTTTGAGGATTTTAGCTGGTTAAATGCTTCGTATGTCCCAGTACTCAAGCAACTCCAAGACTCGGATACTCAGAACTATTATTTTTCTGGCAATGGTCACACTCCGATCAAGTTTCGAAATCCCAAATATCTTTCAATGCTGAACCATCTCAGGTTCTATATACCAGAAGTTTTTCCTGCCCTTAAAAAGGTTGTGTTTCTTGATGATGATATTGTTGTCCAGAGAGATATTTCTGGTCTTTTCAGTATTAATTTGAACGGTAACGTAAATGGTGCGGTCGAGACATGCATGGAGACCTTCCACAGATATCACAAGTACTTAAACTACTCCCACCCCCTTATCAGGGAGCATTTTGATCCCGATGCTTGTGGATGGGCGTTCGGGATGAATGTTTTTGATTTGGTAGAGTGGAGGAAGAGAAATGTTACTGGCATTTACCATTACTGGCAGGAAAATAATGTCGATCGAACACTATGGAAACTCGGTACACTCCCGCCTGGACTTCTTACATTCTATGGGTTGACAGAACCATTGGATCCCTCCTGGCATGTGTTAGGATTGGGCTACACAAACGTCGATCCTCGGTTGATCGAGAAGGGCGCTGTGCTTCACTTTAATGGCAACTCGAAGCCATGGCTTAAGATTGGGATAGAAAAGTACAAGCCCCTTTGGGAGAAGTACGTTGACTATACTCATCCTCTATTGCAAAGCTGCAATTTCCATTGA
- the LOC111794912 gene encoding uncharacterized protein LOC111794912: MATLAAAAVRQARALTRVSSPQSTATLIQRRGLAGAADHHGPPKVNCWQDPMSPSKWKEEHFVIVSLSGWGLLFYGGYKFFTGGKGKKDEKPVATS; the protein is encoded by the exons ATGGCTACCTTAGCGGCTGCAGCAGTTCGTCAAGCCAGAGCCCTAACTCGAGTTTCCTCTCCTCAGTCAACCGCCACCCTTATTCAAAGGCGCGGTCTCGCTGGCGCTGCCG ACCACCATGGACCGCCGAAGGTTAACTGTTGGCAAGATCCTATGAGCCCATCTAAATGGAAGGAAGAGCAT TTTGTGATTGTCTCTCTATCTGGATGGGGTCTACTTTTCTATGGAGGGTACAAGTTCTTTACCGGGGGCAAGGGAAAGAAGGATGAG AAACCTGTGGCAACATCATAA